The Acinonyx jubatus isolate Ajub_Pintada_27869175 chromosome D1, VMU_Ajub_asm_v1.0, whole genome shotgun sequence genome includes a window with the following:
- the FADS1 gene encoding acyl-CoA (8-3)-desaturase isoform X1 produces the protein MDPQTPARTPTPRYFTWDEVAQRSGRENERWLVIDRKVYNISEFTRRHPGGSRVISHYAGQDATDPFVAFHINKGLVRKYMNSLLIGELSPEQPSFEPTKNKELIYEFRELQATVERMGLMKANHVFFLLYLLHILLLDVAAWLTLWVFGTSFVPFLLCAVLLSTAQAQAGWLQHDFGHLSVFSTSTWNHLLHHFVIGHLKGAPASWWNHLHFQHHAKPNCFRKDPDINMHPFFFALGKILSVELGKQKKKYMPYNHQHKYFFLIGPPALLPLYFQWYIFYFVFQRKKWVDLAWMISFYARISLTYVPLLGLKGLLGLFFMVRFLESNWFVWVTQMNHIPMHIDHDRNMDWVSTQLQATCNVHKSAFNDWFSGHLNFQIEHHLFPVMPRHNYHKVAPLVQSLCAKHGIEYQSKPLFSAFADIVYSLKESGQLWLDAYLHQ, from the exons ATGGACCCCCAGACCCCTGCCCGGACGCCGACCCCGCGCTACTTCACCTGGGACGAGGTGGCGCAGCGCTCCGGGCGCGAGAATGAGCGGTGGCTCGTGATCGACCGGAAGGTGTACAACATCAGCGAGTTCACCCGCCGGCACCCGGGGGGCTCCCGGGTCATCAGCCACTACGCGGGGCAGGATGCTACG GATCCTTTTGTGGCGTTTCACATCAACAAGGGCCTTGTGAGGAAGTATATGAACTCTCTCCTGATCGGAGAACTGTCTCCAGAGCAGCCCAGCTTCGAGCCCACTAAAAAT AAAGAGCTGATCTACGAGTTCCGGGAGCTGCAGGCCACCGTGGAGCGGATGGGGCTCATGAAGGCCAACCATGTCTTCTTCCTGCTGTACCTGCTGCACATCCTACTGCTGGATGTTGCTGCCTGGCTCACCCTTTGGGTCTTCGGGACATCCTTTGTGCCTTTCCTCCTGTGTGCGGTGCTGCTCAGCACGGCTCAA GCTCAGGCTGGCTGGCTGCAGCATGACTTCGGGCACCTGTCCGTCTTCAGCACCTCTACTTGGAACCACCTGCTCCATCATTTCGTGATTGGCCACCTGAAG GGCGCCCCCGCCAGTTGGTGGAACCACTTGCACTTCCAGCACCATGCCAAGCCCAACTGTTTCCGCAAAGACCCGGACATCAACATGCACCCGTTCTTTTTTGCCCTGGGGAAGATCCTCTCTGTGGAG CttgggaaacagaagaaaaagtacaTGCCATACAACCACCAGCACAAATACTTCTTCCTGA TTGGGCCCCCAGCCTTGCTGCCTCTCTACTTCCAGtggtatattttctattttgttttccagcGGAAAAAGTGGGTG GACTTGGCCTGGATGATCAGCTTCTACGCCCGCATATCCCTCACTTACGTGCCGTTGTTGGGACTGAAAGGCCTCCTGGGCCTTTTCTTCATGGTCAG GTTCCTGGAAAGCAACTGGTTTGTGTGGGTCACACAGATGAACCACATCCCCATGCACATTGATCACGACCGGAACATGGACTGGGTCTCCACCCAG CTCCAGGCGACATGCAATGTCCACAAGTCTGCCTTCAATGACTGGTTCAGTGGACATCTCAACTTCCAGATTGAGCACCA TCTTTTCCCCGTGATGCCTCGACACAATTACCATAAAGTGGCCCCCCTGGTGCAATCCCTGTGTGCCAAGCATGGCATAGAGTACCAGTCCAAGCCCCTGTTCTCAGCCTTCGCCGACATCGTCTA CTCACTGAAGGAGTCTGGGCAGCTCTGGCTAGATGCCTACCTTCACCAGTAA
- the FADS1 gene encoding acyl-CoA (8-3)-desaturase isoform X2: MAGRRSWRLVQICGATVHRLRPGSRLRVPGKVPRKAWDPFVAFHINKGLVRKYMNSLLIGELSPEQPSFEPTKNKELIYEFRELQATVERMGLMKANHVFFLLYLLHILLLDVAAWLTLWVFGTSFVPFLLCAVLLSTAQAQAGWLQHDFGHLSVFSTSTWNHLLHHFVIGHLKGAPASWWNHLHFQHHAKPNCFRKDPDINMHPFFFALGKILSVELGKQKKKYMPYNHQHKYFFLIGPPALLPLYFQWYIFYFVFQRKKWVDLAWMISFYARISLTYVPLLGLKGLLGLFFMVRFLESNWFVWVTQMNHIPMHIDHDRNMDWVSTQLQATCNVHKSAFNDWFSGHLNFQIEHHLFPVMPRHNYHKVAPLVQSLCAKHGIEYQSKPLFSAFADIVYSLKESGQLWLDAYLHQ, from the exons ATGGCCGGGCGGCGGAGTTGGCGATTGGTCCAGATTTGTGGTGCCACCGTCCACCGGCTCCGCCCCGGCTCCCGCCTCAGAGTGCCGGGGAAGGTTCCCCGTAAGGCCTGG GATCCTTTTGTGGCGTTTCACATCAACAAGGGCCTTGTGAGGAAGTATATGAACTCTCTCCTGATCGGAGAACTGTCTCCAGAGCAGCCCAGCTTCGAGCCCACTAAAAAT AAAGAGCTGATCTACGAGTTCCGGGAGCTGCAGGCCACCGTGGAGCGGATGGGGCTCATGAAGGCCAACCATGTCTTCTTCCTGCTGTACCTGCTGCACATCCTACTGCTGGATGTTGCTGCCTGGCTCACCCTTTGGGTCTTCGGGACATCCTTTGTGCCTTTCCTCCTGTGTGCGGTGCTGCTCAGCACGGCTCAA GCTCAGGCTGGCTGGCTGCAGCATGACTTCGGGCACCTGTCCGTCTTCAGCACCTCTACTTGGAACCACCTGCTCCATCATTTCGTGATTGGCCACCTGAAG GGCGCCCCCGCCAGTTGGTGGAACCACTTGCACTTCCAGCACCATGCCAAGCCCAACTGTTTCCGCAAAGACCCGGACATCAACATGCACCCGTTCTTTTTTGCCCTGGGGAAGATCCTCTCTGTGGAG CttgggaaacagaagaaaaagtacaTGCCATACAACCACCAGCACAAATACTTCTTCCTGA TTGGGCCCCCAGCCTTGCTGCCTCTCTACTTCCAGtggtatattttctattttgttttccagcGGAAAAAGTGGGTG GACTTGGCCTGGATGATCAGCTTCTACGCCCGCATATCCCTCACTTACGTGCCGTTGTTGGGACTGAAAGGCCTCCTGGGCCTTTTCTTCATGGTCAG GTTCCTGGAAAGCAACTGGTTTGTGTGGGTCACACAGATGAACCACATCCCCATGCACATTGATCACGACCGGAACATGGACTGGGTCTCCACCCAG CTCCAGGCGACATGCAATGTCCACAAGTCTGCCTTCAATGACTGGTTCAGTGGACATCTCAACTTCCAGATTGAGCACCA TCTTTTCCCCGTGATGCCTCGACACAATTACCATAAAGTGGCCCCCCTGGTGCAATCCCTGTGTGCCAAGCATGGCATAGAGTACCAGTCCAAGCCCCTGTTCTCAGCCTTCGCCGACATCGTCTA CTCACTGAAGGAGTCTGGGCAGCTCTGGCTAGATGCCTACCTTCACCAGTAA
- the FADS1 gene encoding acyl-CoA (8-3)-desaturase isoform X3, with the protein MEPYLEQQSAEGDPFVAFHINKGLVRKYMNSLLIGELSPEQPSFEPTKNKELIYEFRELQATVERMGLMKANHVFFLLYLLHILLLDVAAWLTLWVFGTSFVPFLLCAVLLSTAQAQAGWLQHDFGHLSVFSTSTWNHLLHHFVIGHLKGAPASWWNHLHFQHHAKPNCFRKDPDINMHPFFFALGKILSVELGKQKKKYMPYNHQHKYFFLIGPPALLPLYFQWYIFYFVFQRKKWVDLAWMISFYARISLTYVPLLGLKGLLGLFFMVRFLESNWFVWVTQMNHIPMHIDHDRNMDWVSTQLQATCNVHKSAFNDWFSGHLNFQIEHHLFPVMPRHNYHKVAPLVQSLCAKHGIEYQSKPLFSAFADIVYSLKESGQLWLDAYLHQ; encoded by the exons ATGGAACCCTACCTGGAACAGCAGTCGGCAGAAGGC GATCCTTTTGTGGCGTTTCACATCAACAAGGGCCTTGTGAGGAAGTATATGAACTCTCTCCTGATCGGAGAACTGTCTCCAGAGCAGCCCAGCTTCGAGCCCACTAAAAAT AAAGAGCTGATCTACGAGTTCCGGGAGCTGCAGGCCACCGTGGAGCGGATGGGGCTCATGAAGGCCAACCATGTCTTCTTCCTGCTGTACCTGCTGCACATCCTACTGCTGGATGTTGCTGCCTGGCTCACCCTTTGGGTCTTCGGGACATCCTTTGTGCCTTTCCTCCTGTGTGCGGTGCTGCTCAGCACGGCTCAA GCTCAGGCTGGCTGGCTGCAGCATGACTTCGGGCACCTGTCCGTCTTCAGCACCTCTACTTGGAACCACCTGCTCCATCATTTCGTGATTGGCCACCTGAAG GGCGCCCCCGCCAGTTGGTGGAACCACTTGCACTTCCAGCACCATGCCAAGCCCAACTGTTTCCGCAAAGACCCGGACATCAACATGCACCCGTTCTTTTTTGCCCTGGGGAAGATCCTCTCTGTGGAG CttgggaaacagaagaaaaagtacaTGCCATACAACCACCAGCACAAATACTTCTTCCTGA TTGGGCCCCCAGCCTTGCTGCCTCTCTACTTCCAGtggtatattttctattttgttttccagcGGAAAAAGTGGGTG GACTTGGCCTGGATGATCAGCTTCTACGCCCGCATATCCCTCACTTACGTGCCGTTGTTGGGACTGAAAGGCCTCCTGGGCCTTTTCTTCATGGTCAG GTTCCTGGAAAGCAACTGGTTTGTGTGGGTCACACAGATGAACCACATCCCCATGCACATTGATCACGACCGGAACATGGACTGGGTCTCCACCCAG CTCCAGGCGACATGCAATGTCCACAAGTCTGCCTTCAATGACTGGTTCAGTGGACATCTCAACTTCCAGATTGAGCACCA TCTTTTCCCCGTGATGCCTCGACACAATTACCATAAAGTGGCCCCCCTGGTGCAATCCCTGTGTGCCAAGCATGGCATAGAGTACCAGTCCAAGCCCCTGTTCTCAGCCTTCGCCGACATCGTCTA CTCACTGAAGGAGTCTGGGCAGCTCTGGCTAGATGCCTACCTTCACCAGTAA
- the FADS1 gene encoding acyl-CoA (8-3)-desaturase isoform X4, which produces MNSLLIGELSPEQPSFEPTKNKELIYEFRELQATVERMGLMKANHVFFLLYLLHILLLDVAAWLTLWVFGTSFVPFLLCAVLLSTAQAQAGWLQHDFGHLSVFSTSTWNHLLHHFVIGHLKGAPASWWNHLHFQHHAKPNCFRKDPDINMHPFFFALGKILSVELGKQKKKYMPYNHQHKYFFLIGPPALLPLYFQWYIFYFVFQRKKWVDLAWMISFYARISLTYVPLLGLKGLLGLFFMVRFLESNWFVWVTQMNHIPMHIDHDRNMDWVSTQLQATCNVHKSAFNDWFSGHLNFQIEHHLFPVMPRHNYHKVAPLVQSLCAKHGIEYQSKPLFSAFADIVYSLKESGQLWLDAYLHQ; this is translated from the exons ATGAACTCTCTCCTGATCGGAGAACTGTCTCCAGAGCAGCCCAGCTTCGAGCCCACTAAAAAT AAAGAGCTGATCTACGAGTTCCGGGAGCTGCAGGCCACCGTGGAGCGGATGGGGCTCATGAAGGCCAACCATGTCTTCTTCCTGCTGTACCTGCTGCACATCCTACTGCTGGATGTTGCTGCCTGGCTCACCCTTTGGGTCTTCGGGACATCCTTTGTGCCTTTCCTCCTGTGTGCGGTGCTGCTCAGCACGGCTCAA GCTCAGGCTGGCTGGCTGCAGCATGACTTCGGGCACCTGTCCGTCTTCAGCACCTCTACTTGGAACCACCTGCTCCATCATTTCGTGATTGGCCACCTGAAG GGCGCCCCCGCCAGTTGGTGGAACCACTTGCACTTCCAGCACCATGCCAAGCCCAACTGTTTCCGCAAAGACCCGGACATCAACATGCACCCGTTCTTTTTTGCCCTGGGGAAGATCCTCTCTGTGGAG CttgggaaacagaagaaaaagtacaTGCCATACAACCACCAGCACAAATACTTCTTCCTGA TTGGGCCCCCAGCCTTGCTGCCTCTCTACTTCCAGtggtatattttctattttgttttccagcGGAAAAAGTGGGTG GACTTGGCCTGGATGATCAGCTTCTACGCCCGCATATCCCTCACTTACGTGCCGTTGTTGGGACTGAAAGGCCTCCTGGGCCTTTTCTTCATGGTCAG GTTCCTGGAAAGCAACTGGTTTGTGTGGGTCACACAGATGAACCACATCCCCATGCACATTGATCACGACCGGAACATGGACTGGGTCTCCACCCAG CTCCAGGCGACATGCAATGTCCACAAGTCTGCCTTCAATGACTGGTTCAGTGGACATCTCAACTTCCAGATTGAGCACCA TCTTTTCCCCGTGATGCCTCGACACAATTACCATAAAGTGGCCCCCCTGGTGCAATCCCTGTGTGCCAAGCATGGCATAGAGTACCAGTCCAAGCCCCTGTTCTCAGCCTTCGCCGACATCGTCTA CTCACTGAAGGAGTCTGGGCAGCTCTGGCTAGATGCCTACCTTCACCAGTAA